The following coding sequences lie in one Oryza sativa Japonica Group mitochondrion, complete genome genomic window:
- the orf176 gene encoding hypothetical protein (contains a part of retrotransposon), with the protein MKGKECKPRTSERRKRNVLQRVKRNTIKRKWGRTKDGAHSSPIAAKVPYVSRRTRVEVNSSAELSAACFQVSSQAQNHPDDSRYSSGRGLASISTRREYGLSPRQQRGGGDLHGATRGVRNSGKRRSHMVVEEELVWAPRQWSKKFDKFMVDRYLSIPVVGADEPPSVLAAALGGL; encoded by the coding sequence ATGAAAGGCAAGGAGTGTAAACCACGTACGAGCGAGCGCAGAAAGCGAAATGTTTTGCAGCGAGTCAAGCGTAATACGATCAAAAGGAAATGGGGAAGGACCAAGGACGGTGCACACTCTTCACCGATAGCCGCCAAAGTGCCCTATGTCTCGCGAAGAACCCGGGTGGAAGTGAATTCTTCAGCTGAGTTGAGTGCCGCATGCTTTCAGGTAAGCAGTCAAGCTCAAAACCATCCGGACGATTCTCGGTATAGTAGCGGCCGAGGACTTGCATCTATTTCAACTAGACGTGAATACGGTCTTTCTCCACGGCAACAACGAGGAGGAGGAGATCTACATGGTGCAACCCGAGGGGTTCGAAACTCGGGGAAAAGAAGGTCACATATGGTTGTTGAAGAAGAGCTTGTATGGGCTCCGAGGCAGTGGTCAAAGAAATTCGACAAGTTCATGGTCGATCGATACCTTTCCATCCCTGTTGTGGGGGCAGATGAGCCTCCCTCTGTTCTTGCAGCTGCCTTAGGAGGTCTTTAG
- the atp9 gene encoding ATP synthase F0 subunit 9 (complex V), which yields MLEGAKLIGAGAATIALAGAAVGIGNVFSSLIHSVARNPSLAKQLFGYAILGFALTEAIALFALMMAFLILFVF from the coding sequence ATGTTAGAAGGAGCTAAATCAATAGGTGCCGGAGCTGCTACAATTGCTTTAGCGGGAGCTGCTGTCGGTATTGGAAACGTCCTCAGTTCTTCGATTCATTCCGTGGCGCGAAATCCTTCATTGGCTAAACAATTATTTGGTTATGCCATTTTGGGCTTTGCTCTCACCGAAGCTATTGCATTGTTTGCCCCAATGATGGCCTTTCTGATTTCATTCGTTTTCCGA